TTCAAGTTAACACCATTATCATCTTTATCATGCTTTGGGTTTGCTACCACAGCACTAATTAAGGTCAACATTACTTTGGAATTCTTTTGCCACACTGCTTGTAAATTTGTAGTTtaccaattcaaaaatcacataattatgtaaatttataataaaatttggATTTTGAAGTAAAGTAAGGAAGTTAAGTGCTTCTGTAAAAGCaatatttttgcaacatttaCTAAACAGATTTACCAGAGTCATTCTGCCTAGATTCAAAGCCAACTTGGTTGTCATCATTAATTTTTAACTCATTGTAAAATCAAGTCACCAGAGACtcgaaatatttgaaaaaatcaGAAACCTGGAAAACTTGTCAAGATATTCgtactatatatattcagAAAAAACATGGGTTTGGTGAACATACTGATAGTAATGGCTCTGTCCTtggtataattaaatattcgaTAGCATCAAATCTATTCTGATCTATTCGCCTGTATTCCAGTTAGTGGTGGTTAAAGCTGATATCAAGGAAGACCACCTAGAAGAACATAATCGGTTGAGAAAAAAGCATGGAAGTGCGCCCCTCGAGTTGGACGACGAACTCACAAAGGGATGCGAAGCATATGCCAAGGTATGTCGTTGGCTAATAACATTGTTAAGTTTCCTCTCTTTCAATCCCAATACCCTCGAACAGGTGCTAGCCGATAGTGGAAAGCTAGAGCATTCAAGTAGTGGCGGTAAATATGGTGAAAACTTGTGCATGAGGTCAGATAAGCCTCTGGAATGTGTCCAAAACTGGTACGACGAAATAAAGGATTACGACTTTGAAAAGGGAGAGTTTGGCATGAAAACCGGCCATTTCACCGCCCTCGTTTGGAAGAATACGAATAAAATGGGTATGGGTCAAGCCACGGACTCGAAAGGTTACTACTGGGTGGTAGCAAGATATTATCCACCAGGAAATGTGGTGGGTCAGTTCAAAGAAAATGTTCTCCCTCCGATCAAAGGGTAAGTAAATTCATTTGTCTGTATTTTTACCCGATACACCCGCTCTAACGACCAGAAACCGCTAATATATGTCAGTGTAGAA
This genomic stretch from Drosophila yakuba strain Tai18E2 chromosome 3R, Prin_Dyak_Tai18E2_2.1, whole genome shotgun sequence harbors:
- the LOC6537628 gene encoding Golgi-associated plant pathogenesis-related protein 1; translation: MGLVNILIVMALSLLVVVKADIKEDHLEEHNRLRKKHGSAPLELDDELTKGCEAYAKVLADSGKLEHSSSGGKYGENLCMRSDKPLECVQNWYDEIKDYDFEKGEFGMKTGHFTALVWKNTNKMGMGQATDSKGYYWVVARYYPPGNVVGQFKENVLPPIKGAGNGQEGNFNMVQVNTILIFIMLWVCCHHIN